In one Agrobacterium vitis genomic region, the following are encoded:
- a CDS encoding non-ribosomal peptide synthetase → MNEVFAKIAGLSPERRALLEQKLKAQGITVPAPSGIQPRADREAAVPLSSAQKRLWFMQQLEPGTVAYNMNLALRLKGPLDRAALSRAYAALIARHEPLRTRFTMGEDGQPQQIVEASGAADIGYHDCRQHADPEKEARLQLKAFVETPYDLTRPPIRATLVAVNDYEHVLALGMHHIISDRWSMGVFARDLSTLYHAEATGTAATLAPLPVQFADWTLWQRDLLDGPTLANQLAYWTESLAGELPVLELPLDRPHSLTASFSGAHLPVFIDRALSLKLRSLAAEQNVSLFTLLLAAFNVLLHLYTDSDDIILGSEVANRDRPETQTMMGPLVNTLVFRNDLSGDPAFTDLLQKVADAVRRGLAHQDIPFERLVEAINPERSLSDLNPLFNVKFDIQHSVAPPPGLHGLTIETYPLREVATKYDLRFNLEDDQPDIKGKIEYSSQIFDESTIASMLARFERLLELVVREPSRRLSTLSLLAPEEEAAIIAAGSGPVRDYPVEECLHDLFLKQVEETPDADAVTDGDLTWSYRELEAQSSRIAANLVAAGVKPGDRVGICMRRSPRMIAGILGIMRAGAAYVPLDADYPPSRLAFIAEDSGITILIADHRPAFVTQAQTLLDVTTLPDIRLETRPAVSPNDLAYIIYTSGSTGRPKGVAIEHRSVVAFMYWARERFSREEVARMLVPTSISFDLSIFELYAPLVLGGTLVVADHFLALPQLAAKVDVTFINTVPSLLQELLQEHRLPDSVQTATFCGEPLPAALVAILKRDYPNLRILNLYGPSEDTCFSTEVPLQGDHYQGGVVPIGKPLPNTQAYILDRAGRLRPPGLSGELYLGGTGLARGYFGRPEQTAERFIANPFSSEPGSRLYRTGDRIRRRADGNLEFCGRLDHQVKVRGLRIETGEIEHNLEQMEGVEKAVVAVTQGTDRQLAAFIEPQDGVRLNETELRRALSEVLPVHMVPTLWCFLPRLPQQPNGKIDRAALPSLAATVATGSSPPETETEQRVADAWADVLAIDSISRDDNFFRLGGHSLLAMRMITRLSSSLPTNAVLRKLFEFPRLKDFAAALERDETPMAAPANEIDALPNSATIPLSFAQQRLWTLAELEPDSAAYTVPAAIRFHGALDLEVLQHAFTALVARHPALRTRIVNRDGKPVVEIGGTSAPDIAIVDVDEATLPEALAAACRQPFDMASGPLFRARIFRLSADEHVVFVAIHHIVSDAQSLQLMLRDLTRFYDAGRQGKVADLPPLTLTYGDFAAWQRKQPLGEQIDYWRRQLEHAPPLLELPTDFPRGARQEFKGGSIPFHLDSALTARLVNFAHERDATPFMVLLSAFSTLLSRYSGASDVVIGTPVSERPNRALEDVIGLFVNTLALKLTHDAATSFEQQVAATRLLVLDAFRHQDAPFECVVDALSVERSWSHNPVYQVMVTWQADEQHSPCPDGLTVTPVMLAQETSKVDLTLDLRHRGDQFSGTLIYRSDLFRQETIFHMAEAFTALVEALLSAPERAQIEIDGLPERQRQQIAVWNATAKTYDAVPASLHGFFARSTERTPDAIAVTDRNRSATYAELDRQAEALARHLASLGIGRGSAVGICLERTIDLIASILAVLKTGAAYVPLDPKYPADRIAFVASDASLSLILTREERADFAEIKTLDPNAVWNGTQAVSGAPLPHATEGSDLAYLIYTSGSTGQPKGVAIEHRNAVAFTHWALDTFPAESFAGMLASTSVCFDLSIFEIFVTLAAGGRIFIVDDLFELPDAAFAHEITFINTVPTPMTELMRFGPLPTKAKTVCLAGEPLPPSLARAILETGQVEALYNLYGPSEDTTYSTGCRIDDAGLPIHIGKPITNTTAHVLDAALNEVPIGMPGELYLAGEGIARGYHNRPDLTAERFLPNPFDSTGQAHLLYKTGDRVRRLADGNLDYLGRTDRQMKISGFRIEPGEVEAVLMRYPGVTGAAVDAWRDNTGYARLAAWIEVAAPVGKAALSAHLSRELPRHLVPTFFAMLDKLPRLPNGKLDRKALPDPSDEAKTLAEDQTPHKGHEENIAAIWAKLLGREAIGRNDNFFALGGDSILAIQVVAAARRIGIAIKPRDIFQYSTLAALAASVSNLAAELPETGPMSGDIPLGPAQHWFFEQNYPDIAHWNQALVLKPGRMINEKTLQNAIDLLHQTHDALRGRFCQQNGQWRQVMTEAEGAPPLRSTRCTTTEADAVLLSEANALQRSFDLAEGPVWGATLVTIDGQEQRLVIAAHHLVIDGVSWRILLDDLQTCLAAGEAGLEMNLPPRTTGIDSWVRALKDSAVFDGEKDHWRTMTEAKTAAIPTDRSGSNCAGDTDIVDLTIDPDLTERLLRDVPSCYPIDAEEIMLAALYNAIRDWTGHDRLRLILESHGRADLFEGVDLSRTVGWFTGLYPVLFDVTGRDRRTTLLSVKESLRRIANDGIGYGVLKYLKGVALPRLEDISEIRFNYLGQTDTLFSGDALLARATEPAGDPRGARNGRGVLLDINAIVSGGHLRIRLAYSRQIHDRQTIETLAAGLQNHLESLVDFCLTSTEAGYTPADFKHMTLDQDDLEAILRNL, encoded by the coding sequence ATGAACGAAGTTTTCGCAAAGATTGCCGGGCTTTCGCCGGAGCGGCGGGCGCTGCTGGAACAAAAGCTGAAAGCACAAGGCATCACGGTTCCCGCCCCCTCCGGCATCCAGCCGAGGGCAGACCGCGAGGCTGCGGTTCCGCTGTCATCGGCGCAAAAACGCCTGTGGTTCATGCAGCAGCTGGAACCCGGCACCGTGGCCTATAACATGAACCTAGCACTTCGGCTGAAAGGCCCGCTGGACCGCGCAGCCCTGTCTCGCGCCTATGCCGCCCTGATTGCTCGGCACGAACCCCTGCGAACGCGGTTTACGATGGGCGAGGATGGCCAGCCGCAGCAAATTGTCGAGGCATCCGGCGCGGCCGATATTGGCTATCACGATTGCCGACAGCATGCAGACCCGGAAAAGGAAGCCCGTCTTCAGCTCAAAGCATTTGTCGAGACGCCTTATGACCTCACCCGCCCGCCGATCCGCGCGACGCTGGTTGCGGTAAACGATTACGAGCATGTGCTGGCGCTTGGCATGCATCATATCATCAGCGACCGCTGGTCGATGGGCGTCTTTGCCCGCGATCTCTCAACGCTCTACCATGCCGAAGCGACGGGAACAGCAGCAACACTTGCGCCCCTTCCGGTGCAGTTTGCCGATTGGACGCTGTGGCAGCGCGACTTACTGGACGGTCCCACTCTTGCCAACCAGCTCGCCTATTGGACAGAAAGCCTTGCGGGCGAACTGCCCGTATTGGAATTGCCATTGGACCGGCCACACAGCCTGACAGCGAGCTTCAGCGGCGCACACCTTCCCGTTTTTATCGACCGTGCATTGTCGCTCAAGCTGCGCTCACTCGCTGCCGAGCAGAATGTCAGTCTGTTCACATTGCTGCTTGCCGCCTTCAACGTGCTCTTGCATCTCTATACCGACAGCGACGATATCATCCTTGGCAGCGAGGTTGCCAACCGCGACCGGCCCGAGACCCAGACCATGATGGGTCCGCTGGTCAACACACTCGTCTTCCGCAACGACCTGTCCGGCGATCCAGCCTTTACGGACCTGCTCCAGAAGGTCGCCGACGCTGTCCGCCGTGGCCTTGCCCATCAGGATATCCCGTTTGAGCGCCTCGTCGAAGCGATCAATCCAGAGCGCTCGCTCTCGGACCTGAACCCGCTCTTCAACGTGAAATTCGACATCCAGCACAGCGTTGCCCCGCCGCCGGGTCTGCATGGATTGACGATTGAAACCTATCCGCTGCGCGAAGTGGCAACAAAATATGACTTGCGCTTCAACCTCGAAGATGACCAGCCGGACATCAAGGGCAAGATCGAATATTCAAGCCAGATTTTCGACGAGAGCACCATCGCCTCTATGCTTGCCCGTTTTGAGCGCCTGCTGGAGCTTGTGGTGCGCGAACCCTCGCGGCGGCTCTCGACGCTTTCGCTGCTGGCACCGGAGGAGGAAGCGGCCATCATCGCGGCGGGTTCCGGTCCCGTGCGAGATTATCCGGTTGAAGAATGCCTGCATGATCTCTTCCTGAAACAAGTCGAGGAAACGCCGGATGCGGACGCGGTGACCGATGGCGATCTGACGTGGTCCTATCGCGAGCTCGAAGCGCAGTCCTCGCGCATTGCCGCAAATCTGGTTGCGGCTGGTGTAAAGCCCGGCGACCGGGTGGGCATTTGCATGCGCCGCTCGCCCCGGATGATCGCGGGTATCCTTGGCATCATGCGCGCAGGTGCGGCCTATGTGCCGCTCGATGCCGATTATCCGCCAAGCCGTCTCGCCTTCATTGCCGAGGACAGCGGGATTACCATCCTGATCGCTGATCACCGCCCGGCCTTCGTCACGCAGGCGCAAACGCTGCTTGACGTCACAACATTGCCGGACATCCGGCTGGAGACGCGGCCTGCCGTCTCACCGAACGATCTCGCCTACATCATCTATACATCCGGCTCGACGGGCAGGCCCAAGGGCGTGGCGATAGAACACCGCTCCGTCGTCGCCTTCATGTATTGGGCGCGGGAGCGGTTCAGCCGCGAAGAGGTGGCGCGCATGTTGGTGCCGACCTCGATCAGCTTTGACCTGTCGATCTTCGAGCTTTACGCGCCCCTCGTCCTCGGGGGCACGCTCGTTGTCGCAGATCATTTTCTGGCACTGCCGCAGCTTGCCGCCAAGGTTGATGTGACTTTCATCAATACGGTCCCCAGCCTCCTGCAAGAATTGCTGCAAGAACACAGATTGCCAGACAGCGTACAGACGGCAACCTTCTGCGGCGAGCCATTGCCAGCAGCACTCGTTGCCATCCTGAAACGCGATTATCCGAACCTGCGTATCCTCAATCTCTACGGTCCTTCGGAGGATACCTGCTTTTCAACGGAAGTTCCGTTGCAGGGCGATCATTATCAGGGCGGCGTTGTGCCTATCGGCAAGCCATTGCCGAACACGCAAGCCTATATTCTCGACCGTGCCGGCCGCCTGCGCCCGCCCGGCCTTTCTGGCGAGCTTTATCTCGGCGGTACGGGCTTGGCGCGCGGCTATTTTGGCCGACCTGAGCAAACCGCTGAGCGGTTCATTGCCAACCCGTTTTCGAGTGAGCCCGGCTCTCGCCTTTACCGGACCGGGGATCGCATCCGCCGCAGGGCAGATGGCAATCTGGAATTCTGCGGGCGGCTTGACCATCAGGTCAAAGTGCGCGGCTTGCGCATCGAAACAGGCGAGATTGAACACAATCTCGAACAGATGGAGGGCGTCGAAAAGGCAGTTGTGGCTGTGACGCAAGGCACTGATCGGCAGCTGGCCGCCTTTATCGAACCCCAAGACGGCGTGAGGCTGAATGAAACCGAGCTGCGCCGCGCGCTGTCCGAAGTCCTCCCCGTGCATATGGTGCCGACGCTGTGGTGCTTCCTGCCGCGCCTGCCGCAGCAGCCGAACGGCAAGATTGATCGCGCAGCACTGCCATCGCTGGCCGCAACAGTCGCCACCGGGTCCAGCCCGCCTGAGACCGAAACGGAACAGCGTGTCGCTGATGCCTGGGCTGATGTGCTGGCCATCGATTCGATCAGCCGGGACGACAATTTCTTCCGGCTCGGCGGCCACTCGCTGCTGGCTATGCGCATGATTACCCGGCTTTCATCATCGCTTCCAACAAATGCCGTGCTGCGAAAGCTGTTTGAATTCCCCCGCCTCAAGGATTTCGCCGCAGCGCTTGAGCGTGACGAGACGCCGATGGCAGCACCTGCAAACGAGATAGATGCCCTCCCGAATAGTGCGACGATACCTTTGTCCTTTGCCCAGCAGCGGCTTTGGACATTGGCCGAGCTGGAGCCAGACAGCGCCGCCTACACTGTTCCTGCCGCGATCCGCTTTCATGGCGCGCTTGATCTGGAGGTGTTGCAACACGCATTCACAGCCCTTGTCGCACGCCATCCGGCATTGCGCACGCGGATCGTCAATCGCGATGGCAAACCTGTGGTCGAGATCGGTGGAACCAGCGCTCCAGACATCGCAATCGTGGACGTGGACGAGGCCACCCTGCCGGAGGCGCTGGCTGCGGCATGCAGGCAACCGTTCGACATGGCGAGTGGTCCCCTCTTCCGCGCCCGAATTTTCCGTCTCTCCGCTGACGAGCACGTTGTTTTCGTCGCGATCCACCACATTGTCTCGGATGCGCAATCGCTTCAGTTGATGCTGCGGGATCTGACGCGGTTCTATGATGCGGGCCGACAGGGCAAAGTGGCAGACCTTCCACCGCTCACCCTGACCTATGGTGATTTTGCCGCTTGGCAGCGAAAGCAGCCGCTGGGCGAGCAGATCGACTATTGGCGCCGCCAGCTGGAACATGCCCCCCCGCTTCTGGAGCTGCCGACGGATTTTCCGCGTGGTGCGCGGCAGGAATTCAAGGGCGGCAGCATTCCCTTCCATCTCGATAGTGCGCTTACGGCCCGTCTGGTCAATTTTGCCCATGAGCGGGACGCCACACCCTTCATGGTGCTTCTCTCCGCCTTTTCGACCCTGCTGTCGCGTTATTCCGGCGCATCCGATGTCGTCATCGGAACCCCGGTATCCGAACGGCCAAACCGCGCGCTGGAGGATGTTATCGGGCTGTTCGTCAACACGCTGGCGCTGAAACTGACGCATGATGCTGCGACAAGCTTCGAGCAGCAGGTCGCGGCCACACGTTTGCTCGTCCTTGATGCCTTCCGCCATCAAGACGCGCCATTTGAATGCGTGGTCGATGCCCTCTCGGTCGAGCGCAGCTGGAGCCATAACCCTGTGTACCAAGTGATGGTCACCTGGCAAGCCGACGAGCAGCATAGCCCATGCCCCGATGGCCTGACGGTTACCCCGGTGATGCTCGCACAGGAAACATCGAAGGTCGATCTGACGCTTGACCTGCGCCATCGCGGCGACCAGTTTTCCGGCACCTTGATCTATCGCAGTGATCTCTTCCGCCAAGAGACGATCTTCCACATGGCCGAGGCTTTTACGGCCTTGGTCGAGGCTCTTCTATCGGCCCCTGAGCGAGCACAGATCGAAATAGACGGCCTGCCCGAGCGCCAGCGCCAGCAAATCGCCGTCTGGAACGCGACGGCAAAGACCTATGATGCGGTGCCAGCAAGCCTGCATGGCTTCTTCGCGCGTTCAACCGAGCGCACACCAGATGCCATTGCCGTCACAGATCGGAACCGGAGCGCCACCTATGCTGAGCTTGATCGGCAAGCGGAGGCGCTCGCCCGGCATCTCGCCTCCCTTGGCATCGGACGCGGCAGTGCCGTCGGTATTTGCCTTGAGCGCACCATCGACCTCATTGCTTCGATTCTTGCCGTCTTGAAGACGGGCGCTGCCTATGTGCCGCTCGATCCCAAATATCCGGCAGATCGGATCGCCTTTGTCGCAAGCGACGCAAGCCTCTCCCTCATCTTGACAAGAGAAGAGCGCGCCGACTTCGCCGAGATCAAGACGCTTGATCCGAACGCCGTCTGGAACGGAACGCAGGCCGTCTCCGGGGCCCCTCTCCCCCATGCGACCGAAGGCAGCGATCTCGCCTATCTCATCTACACCTCCGGCTCGACAGGGCAGCCGAAGGGGGTTGCAATTGAACATCGCAATGCGGTTGCCTTCACACATTGGGCGCTCGACACGTTCCCGGCGGAAAGCTTTGCCGGAATGCTGGCGTCAACATCCGTCTGCTTCGACCTGTCCATCTTCGAAATTTTCGTGACGCTTGCCGCTGGTGGGCGGATTTTCATCGTTGATGATCTTTTCGAACTGCCGGACGCAGCATTTGCGCACGAGATCACGTTCATCAACACCGTGCCGACCCCGATGACCGAACTCATGCGGTTTGGCCCGTTGCCCACCAAGGCAAAAACAGTCTGCCTTGCGGGCGAACCGCTGCCACCGAGCCTTGCACGCGCGATTCTGGAGACTGGACAGGTTGAGGCGCTGTACAATCTCTATGGTCCCTCCGAAGACACGACCTATTCCACCGGATGCCGGATCGATGACGCGGGGCTGCCCATCCATATCGGCAAGCCCATCACCAACACCACCGCCCATGTTCTTGACGCAGCACTCAACGAAGTGCCAATCGGCATGCCCGGCGAGCTTTATTTGGCAGGCGAGGGTATCGCGCGCGGCTATCACAATCGCCCGGACCTGACGGCGGAGCGCTTCCTGCCAAACCCGTTTGACAGCACCGGCCAAGCCCACCTGCTCTACAAGACCGGAGACCGCGTTCGTCGGCTGGCCGATGGCAATCTCGACTATCTCGGCCGAACTGATCGCCAGATGAAGATCAGCGGTTTTCGGATCGAACCGGGCGAGGTCGAGGCCGTGCTGATGCGCTATCCCGGCGTGACAGGTGCTGCCGTCGATGCCTGGCGGGACAATACCGGCTATGCCCGCCTCGCCGCCTGGATTGAGGTGGCGGCACCTGTCGGTAAGGCAGCGCTCTCTGCCCATCTGAGCCGAGAACTGCCGCGCCATCTGGTGCCGACGTTTTTTGCGATGCTGGACAAGCTCCCGCGCCTGCCGAACGGTAAGCTCGACCGCAAGGCTCTGCCCGATCCATCCGATGAAGCCAAAACGCTTGCAGAAGACCAGACGCCGCACAAAGGCCATGAAGAGAATATCGCCGCGATCTGGGCAAAACTTCTCGGACGCGAGGCGATTGGACGCAACGACAACTTCTTTGCGCTTGGTGGAGATTCAATTCTTGCTATTCAGGTCGTGGCTGCGGCGCGCCGCATTGGCATTGCCATCAAACCACGCGATATTTTCCAATATTCAACGCTTGCAGCCCTTGCCGCATCCGTCTCGAATCTGGCAGCAGAACTGCCTGAGACCGGACCAATGAGTGGCGACATTCCGCTTGGCCCGGCCCAGCATTGGTTTTTTGAGCAGAATTATCCTGATATTGCCCATTGGAATCAGGCATTGGTGCTGAAACCCGGCAGGATGATCAACGAGAAGACGCTCCAAAACGCCATAGACCTTCTCCACCAGACCCATGATGCGCTGCGTGGTCGTTTTTGCCAGCAAAACGGACAGTGGCGTCAGGTAATGACGGAAGCCGAAGGGGCACCGCCGCTGCGTTCCACCCGTTGTACGACAACCGAGGCCGATGCCGTGCTGTTGAGCGAAGCGAATGCGCTGCAACGCAGCTTCGATCTCGCCGAAGGCCCGGTCTGGGGTGCCACGCTTGTCACCATCGACGGGCAGGAGCAACGGCTGGTGATCGCAGCGCATCATCTCGTGATCGACGGGGTCTCCTGGCGCATCCTCCTTGATGACCTTCAAACATGTCTGGCGGCGGGTGAAGCCGGTCTCGAGATGAACTTGCCGCCCCGAACAACAGGGATTGATAGCTGGGTGCGCGCGCTGAAAGACAGCGCGGTGTTCGATGGTGAAAAGGACCATTGGCGCACGATGACCGAGGCCAAGACCGCAGCGATCCCGACGGACCGTTCGGGCAGCAATTGCGCTGGCGACACCGACATCGTTGATCTGACAATCGATCCTGATCTCACCGAACGCCTTCTCCGGGACGTGCCGTCCTGCTATCCAATCGATGCCGAAGAAATCATGCTTGCGGCACTTTATAATGCAATCCGCGATTGGACCGGACACGACAGGCTCCGGCTGATCCTTGAAAGTCATGGCCGGGCAGACCTGTTCGAAGGCGTCGATCTGAGCCGCACCGTCGGCTGGTTCACAGGCCTTTATCCCGTTCTCTTCGATGTCACCGGGCGCGACAGGCGCACCACTTTGCTTTCAGTCAAGGAAAGTCTCCGCCGTATTGCAAACGACGGCATCGGCTATGGCGTCCTGAAATATCTGAAGGGCGTGGCATTGCCACGGCTGGAGGATATCTCCGAGATCCGCTTCAACTATCTTGGCCAGACGGACACGCTGTTTTCCGGCGATGCGTTGCTGGCACGCGCAACTGAACCGGCGGGCGATCCGCGTGGCGCGCGCAATGGGCGCGGGGTGCTGCTTGATATCAATGCAATTGTCAGCGGTGGGCATTTGCGCATTCGCCTTGCCTATTCCCGGCAGATTCACGATCGACAGACAATCGAGACGCTTGCAGCGGGGCTGCAAAACCATCTCGAAAGCCTTGTCGATTTCTGCCTGACATCTACCGAAGCCGGCTATACACCTGCGGACTTCAAGCACATGACACTTGATCAGGATGACCTCGAAGCCATCCTGCGCAATCTCTGA
- a CDS encoding condensation domain-containing protein, with product MQNASQRLERNNIADIYPLAPMQEGILFHSVSSPGDGLYMPQTALRITGAVDADALKAAWQDAIDRHPILRSGFFWEERDEPFQIAFRSLPVAFTTLDWTGNDPASERERLQALFSANRAEPFDLHRPPLIRVQWISTGQDQSIMVVCYHHIILDGWSIRQLLDEVLSLYRRAADRAEPALPPARPYGDYIGWLKKRERAVSLRFWQDRLQDFAGTTRLLAGEATGQFERQCREVPKPLHEAMLAYGAAHGLTLNTLLQGALSLLIARQTGSRDLIFGTTTAGRPVTLEGATTMIGLFINTLPVRVRLNEGLSVSDWLAGLQKAHAETGEHDHVPLAAIQGPGVSLFDTLLVVENFPVQAKRTDAPALLKTEGIDFDERTHFPLTLWATPHPTGLTLMAGFSRDMLASETAAALLERLGDIIAIMIRSSTTDVCAILDELPSVMAAAGLSEGGSGDGTHLMPLKQAPSGIPKSATPSATEITLAQIWTEVLKSGPLDGQANFFELGGHSLLAVRVASRLRGAFCVPVPMRVLFEHPVLANLAAYIDSLRPQVPPATDHIEIDI from the coding sequence ATGCAGAATGCGAGCCAGCGCCTTGAGCGCAACAACATCGCCGACATTTATCCGCTTGCCCCGATGCAGGAGGGCATTCTTTTTCATTCGGTGTCTTCCCCCGGCGACGGCCTCTACATGCCGCAAACGGCGCTGCGCATCACCGGAGCCGTCGATGCGGACGCTCTGAAGGCGGCATGGCAAGACGCAATCGACCGCCATCCGATCCTGCGTTCAGGGTTCTTCTGGGAGGAGCGCGACGAGCCGTTCCAGATCGCCTTCCGCAGCCTTCCGGTGGCATTCACTACGCTGGACTGGACCGGCAACGATCCGGCAAGCGAGCGTGAACGGCTGCAAGCACTGTTTTCTGCCAACCGGGCCGAGCCGTTTGACCTGCACCGTCCGCCTCTGATCCGGGTCCAATGGATCAGCACAGGACAAGACCAGTCGATCATGGTTGTGTGCTACCACCATATCATCCTCGACGGCTGGTCGATCCGTCAATTGCTCGACGAAGTGCTCTCGCTCTATCGGCGCGCGGCAGACAGGGCCGAGCCAGCCCTTCCGCCCGCCCGTCCTTACGGCGATTACATCGGTTGGTTGAAGAAGCGCGAGCGGGCCGTGTCGCTTCGCTTCTGGCAGGATCGACTTCAGGATTTTGCAGGCACAACCCGGCTTCTGGCAGGGGAAGCGACAGGCCAGTTCGAGCGGCAATGCCGGGAAGTCCCAAAGCCGCTGCATGAGGCCATGCTGGCCTATGGTGCCGCCCATGGGCTGACGCTCAACACGCTGCTGCAAGGCGCGTTGTCCTTGCTGATCGCACGCCAGACCGGAAGCCGTGATCTGATTTTCGGCACAACCACAGCCGGGCGCCCCGTGACACTGGAGGGCGCAACGACGATGATCGGCCTCTTCATCAATACGCTGCCCGTGCGTGTCCGCCTTAATGAGGGCCTATCCGTCTCGGACTGGCTCGCAGGCCTCCAGAAAGCCCATGCCGAAACGGGCGAACACGACCATGTACCCCTCGCCGCTATCCAAGGCCCGGGCGTTTCGCTTTTCGACACGCTGCTCGTTGTTGAGAATTTTCCAGTGCAGGCGAAGCGGACGGATGCGCCTGCACTGCTCAAAACCGAAGGCATCGACTTTGATGAGCGAACCCATTTTCCGCTCACGCTCTGGGCAACACCGCACCCGACGGGCCTGACGCTGATGGCCGGTTTCAGCCGCGACATGCTCGCATCTGAGACCGCAGCGGCTCTGCTCGAACGACTGGGAGATATTATCGCCATCATGATCCGCTCATCCACCACAGATGTGTGCGCAATTCTGGATGAACTGCCTTCAGTGATGGCGGCGGCTGGTCTCTCTGAGGGCGGTTCTGGGGACGGCACCCATTTGATGCCACTGAAACAGGCACCATCGGGCATCCCGAAATCCGCAACGCCTTCCGCAACCGAAATCACACTGGCGCAAATCTGGACGGAGGTGCTCAAATCTGGTCCCCTTGATGGGCAGGCCAACTTCTTTGAGCTAGGCGGCCATTCGCTCCTTGCCGTGCGTGTCGCCAGCCGACTTCGCGGCGCGTTTTGCGTGCCTGTACCAATGCGCGTCCTGTTTGAGCACCCCGTCCTTGCCAACCTTGCGGCCTATATCGACAGCCTTCGCCCGCAAGTCCCCCCGGCCACAGACCATATCGAGATTGACATAT